The following DNA comes from Pyxidicoccus trucidator.
AGGCGCGCAGCTCGGCGCGGGCAATGGCCAGGGCGAAGCGGCGCACGTCGTCGCGCTCGTCGAACAGCGCGGGCCACAGCTTCTCCGGCGTGTACGCCTTGCGCGGGGCGCGGGGCTTCAGCTCGTAGGACTTCGACTCCGGCTGCTCCGGGCCGATGACGGGGTGGTGGCAGCGCAGGTACGTCTGCGCGAAGCCACGCACCTGCACGGGCTGCTTCGCGCCCAGGGCCAGCTCGAACAGGCGCTCCAGGCCGGTGGCCGCGTCGCCCGAGTCGCTGAAGTCCGCCGGCGCCACGTTCTCCAGCAGGTAGCGGTGGGCGAAGCCGTGCAGCTGCGGGTCCGCGCGGCGGGCCAGCGCGAGCAGCCAGGGCACGGTGAGCTGGCGCGCGGTGAACAGCTTCCGGTTGCCCAGGAGCGCCAGCGCCACGTCGCGGTGCTTCCGGCTGAAGACGAGCCCCTTCACCCGCTCCACGTCCAGTCCGGGCAGGCTGTCCGCGCGCGTGAGCCAGGTGCTGACGGTGTCGCCGATGCGCGGGTGAGACACCTTGTCCAGCATCCACTCCGGGCCGATGGCGGCGGGCGGGTACGCGCCCAGCGCCTTCAGCGCGAGCCCCGCCACCGGGTGCGGCTTCTTCTCCAGGCGCGGGTCCTCCAGCAGCTCCTTCCAGAAGGCCACGGGCAGCTCCGTCCCGGGGTACTTGGAGGCGACGTAGCCCTTCACCCAGGCGAGCTGCTCGGACGAGCCCAGGTACATGTCCCGCAGGAAGCCGGCGGGCAGCTCGGCGCGGTCGAAGGACTGCTCCAGCGACTTCGCAGCGAAGGCATTCGTCGGCTTCGAGGACAGCAGCCGGCCCAGCAGCTCCACGCCCAGCTCGCGCGGGTTGCGCTTCTCCAGCGCGGCGGCGGCGAAGGCCTTCACGTCATTGGCGCCCTGGGCCACCAGCTCCGCGAGCCGCTCGGCGGGCAGGTCCTGCGCGTGGGCGCGGGCGTACTCAATGGCATACGCGCGGGCCTTGTCGCTGGGGGACACCAGCAGCGCGAGCACCGCCTCGTGCAGGCCGAGCGCGCGCAGGCGGCCCTGGTGGAACTCGGGCGAGCCTTGCAGCGTCTCCACGAGGAAGTCGTGGGCGCTGGCGAGGGGCCGGCGCGCGAGCCTGTCCAGCCACGCGGGAGTCACCTTGCGCAGCGCCTCGGGGAAGTCCTTGCGCAGGCCCTGAATCGCGAAGCGCGCGGCGGGGTCCGAGTGGCAGGTGTCCAGCAGGCGCATCAGCGGGTCCGGCGAGCGCTTCCACGCGTCCGGGAAGGCGCGGTGCTTCAGCATGTCCGCGGGCGGCTGGATGGAGAAGGACGTCGCCGAGTAGTTGCCGGTGCCGTGGGCCCAGATGTGGTGGGCCACCCAGACGGAGTACCAGGACGGGTCCGGCTCGTAGTGGCGGAGCACCTCCACGGCGAACTGGGGGTACAGCTCCGGCACGGCGGTGCCCAGGTGGCGCAGGTAGCGCCAGGCGCGGCGGCGCAGGTAGGTGAGGGTGCCGGCCGAGACTTCGCGGTTGTAGCCGCCCCGGCCGCGCTCCGCGTCGAAGCGCCAGGCGAGGATGCCGAACATCTCCGCGTCGTGGCGGGCCTCGGTCAGCTTGTAGATGCGCTTGAGGCCGCCCCACAGTCCGAAGCGCAGGTCCGAGCGGCGGATGATTTCCATCAGCGCGGCGCGGGAGGCGTGGGTGTCGCGCGCGTAGAGGCCGACGAGCAGCTCGGCGAGGGCGAGCCGGGGCGGACGGGGTACGTCCTTCTGCGCGTGGAAGCGCTGCCAGGCCTCGGTGGAGGCGGTGCGCCGGCCCTCCGCGTCGAAGCGCGCCTGGGCCTGGGCAAGCGTCTGGAGCAGCTTGTCGAAGGTGAAGGCATCCTTCGGCAGAGGCGTCTCGGGCGCCTTCTCGGGCTGCGCGAGGAAGGCGAGGACGGCCTCGGCCAGCTCGGGCGCTTCGGCCCGGACCAGCCGCTCGAGGTCTGCTGCGCTCAGCGCATCACTCGTGGACATGGACCTGGGGACTTAGCACAGGCCCCGGGCCGCGCGCCTCACCTCCAGAAGTCGAAGATGTCGAAGCCCGCGCCGAAGCTGGAGCTGGAGCTGCGGTTGTCGAAGTACGTCACGTCCACCAGCAGGCCCACGGCCAGAATCATCTGCCGCAGCCGGGCGTCGGTGCACCCGGGCTTGAATTCCAGGGTGAAGGTGTCCGCGTCGGTGAAGGTCTCCTGGAGCAGGCCGCTCCACCGCTTGCGGACGACGGCCACCTCCACGCCGCGCTGCAGGATTCGGAACGTCCACGGCCGGAACAGCGGCCCCTCCACCGTGGCGACGACGGCGCCGGTGGGCGACAGCACGTCGAACCGCCGGCCGAAGAAGGTGAAGCGCTGCTGGATGCTCCCGAGTGGGCGCCCATCCCACGCCTCCACATTGGCGCGCGCCAGCAGGAAGCTCCAGGGGTGCTCCACCGCGAGCGCCACCGTGCCGCCCAGCGTCATGCACTCCATCCGGGCCTTGTAGAAGGGCCAGAAGTTCCGCAGGAGCGCCGAGCCCCAGCCGTCCCCCGTCTCGCCCACGTACACCGCCACCCGGCCCGTCGGGTCGCAGACCTCGTAGCGGTTCTTCGACTCCCAGCCGATGAGTACCTCCGCCAGCTCGCGCAGCTGCCGCATGCGCAGCTCAGGGGCCTCGAACAGGCCCGCGAGCTGGAGCTTCAGCTCAAGGCCCATGTAGCGCGGGTCTCCCGGGGGCCCCTTGCCCGCGCCGGACGGCACCTCGTGGAGGGGCGCCGGGTCCGCCACGGCGAGCTCGCCCGCGGGCGCCGGAGCGCGCTGCTCGCGGCTGCCCCAGTCCAGCTCCAGCTCTCCGGTGCTCGCGAGGTCGGGTTTGTTGCTCATGACACCCGAGCCTAACCTCCCACCCGGGCTCACCGCGAGCCGGGCTCCGGCTGCCTCACGGCGGGCACGTCGGGGGTGCCGCCCTCTTCCCTGGGCACGTCAGGCCCCACCCACTCCGTCAGGGCCAGCGTCACCCGGCCCGTGGCGGGCAGGCGCACGTGCTGGGAGCGGAACCGGACCCGGCGGCCGTCCAGGCCCGTCGTCGCCTCGGCGGTCACCATGTACTCCCCAGCCGTCAGCCCCCGGGCCTGGAAGGTGCCCAGGGAGGTCGTCGTGGGAGTCAGCGCCCTGGCCTCCCCGGGGCTCATGGACACCAGGTACACCTCCGTCAGCACGGGCTGGCCCTCGCGGTCCGTCAGCGTGCCTTCCAGCCTTGCTCCCGGGGGCAGGCGCAGCTCCAGTAGCTCGTCATCCGCTCCAATCCGCTGGCGCAGCTTGGGGAAGTCGTCGTGCAGCACGTCCACGTCCATCGGCCGCCGCTCCAGGAGTGGCAGCACGAAGGAGCCATCTGCTCCAGTGCGCTCCTGTGCCAGCGGGGAGTGCGCGGCCGTCAACGTGTCCTCGCCCACGAGGTTCACCCGGACCTCCGCCAGGGCGACGGGCAGGGACGTCTCCGCGTCCACCACGCGGCCCCGCAGCTGGCGTCCCGGCTCCAGCCGCACGTCTCCCAGGTCCAAGTCCCGTCCCGGTGGCACCTCCACCTCGCGCACGGAGAGCGTGAGGCCGGGCGCCTCGAACAGCAGCCGCGTGGTGCCCGCGCGCTCCATGGGAAGGCGGAAGGCGCCCCCCGGGTCGCGAAAGGGCGCCTGGTTGACGCTGAAGCGGGGAATGGGCGTGCCGTCCCGTCTCACCACGCGCCCGTGGAGGTAGCCCTGGTAGCGCAGCACCAGCCGCACGTCGCGGGCGCCCGAGCGCGCGACGACTCCCGGCCACCGCAAGGGGTGCTCCCGCTCGGGCTCCTCGAAGGTGTGGCCCTCCTTCGAGGCCACCAGGGCGCACTCGCCTTCCACGACGTGGTCCACGGTGAAGCGCCCGTCCGGGCCGGTGGTCGCCGTGGAGGGCCGGAAGCTGTTGCCTGCCTCGGACTTCTCTCGCAGCGAGTACGCCTCCACCTGCGCCTCCGGGACGGGACGGCCGTCACCATCCACGACGAGGCCCGACACCGACAGCCCCGTGTCCATCCGGAGCGAGGCGTCCACCGTCTCCGTGCCCCGGACGGACACGGTGCGCGACGCCCTGTGGACGAAGCCGCCCAGGTCCAGCCCCGCCTTGAGCGTGTATGTGCCGGGCGGCAGGCCGCGGAGGGCGAAGGTGCCCTGCTCGTCGCTCGACGTCATCACCTGGTGCGGGTGCTGGGGCGTGCCGGCCTCCATGAAGAGCTGCACATACGCGAGCGGTGCGCCGCGGGCGTCCACCACCGTGCCCTCCAGCGTGGCCCCGGTGTGCAGCACCACCTGGACGTCTCGGGCCGGCGCGTCCACCTCCCTCTGCTCCCGGAGGAAGCTGCCGCCGCCGGACGTGAGGAGGTACCTCCCCGCCTCGGGGACCTCGATGAGGAAGCGGCCTTCCTCGTCCGACGTCGCGCTGTTCGGCTCGTACAGGGGGGAGTCCAGGTCCATCATGAGTTCGGCGACTTCCTCCTGCGTGGGAGCGGGCGCATCCGGCGGGAGGGTGTAGGCCGGGCGCCGCTTGAGCCTCACCGCTTCCAGCGACACGTCCGGCACCGGGCGTCCCTCGGCGTCGGTGACGAGGCCCGCGAGGATGAAGGCGCGGCGGAGCGTGAAGGTCAGGGGCGCTCCGGAGGTGGAGACCTCCACTTTCTCCACCTCGACCTCATGGTAGCCCTCGGCGTCCACGCTGAAGGTGTGCGTGCCCAGGGGCAGGGGGCCCATGCGGAACCGGCCATCCGCCCCGGTGAGGCCGTCGTCGAACGAGGGCCCGGCCTCCTCCGAGGACGCGGTGACGGAGGCGCCGGCCACGGGGTGTCCGGCCTCGTCGCGCACCAGTCCCTCGACGAAGGCGAGGGTGCCCAGCGTGAGTGAGGCTTCCGCCTGCCGGTCCTCCTCGGAGAGGCTCACGTTCGCGAAGCCGTGCGCGCCGTCGCGCTCGGCCAGCACCTCGTACTCACCGGGGGCGAGGGGCTCGAAGGCGAAGCGGCCCTCGCCGTCCGTCACTGCGACGTGCCGCGAGTACTGCACCTGGACCTCGGCGCCTGGCGCGGGCCTGCCGTCGGCGAGCAGCACCTGTCCGACGATGCGCCGGGGCGGGTGGAGGACGATGTCGTCCAGGTCCTCGTCGGACACGTCCGGCAGGTGTGCCGGGAGCAGCCCGGGGCTGGACGCGACGAGGCCATACGCGCCCACGGGCAGCAGGCCGAAGGAGAAGCGCCCGTCCGCGTCGGTGCTCGTGGTGAAGTAGCGCGAGTGCTCCTGGTGGAAGAGCGTCACGCGCACGCCGGAAAGCGGCACGCCGGCCTCGTCCAGGACGCGGCCCGAGAGCGGGAGTCCCTCCTCGAGGACCAATTCCACGTCCTCGCGGCCCGTGGCCACCTCGGGCTCCATCGCCGCGCCGCGCTCACCGAGCGCCCAGAGGGCCACCGTGCCCTCGGGCAGTGAGTCGAGCTGGAACGTCCCATCCGCCGCGGTGGTGACGCGGGTGAGCACCGGGGCTCCGCCGCGCTCCTCTTCGATGAGCTCCACCACCCGCTCCTCGGGCCCGCCGGAGCAGTCGAGGTGGGTCAGCAGCAGGCCCGGTGACTCCACGTCACACGGAAGCTGTGACAGGGACTCGCCGGGCATGGCCCGCGTGGCGGAGACCTCGACGCCCGCGACGGGCTGTCCCCTCAGGTCCACCACGCGTCCGCGCACGGAGCGGGAGCCGCTCGGCGGTGGGGTGGAGGCGGTGGCGCCGGAGACGTCCCGGGCGCGCGGGCTCACGGTGGCGGGAGGCGGCGCCTCCGGGCTGGAGGCGCACCGGAATTGGACGAGCGCCACGGTGGCACCCAGCACCAGCACGCCGAGTGCGATGAGCCCCGCCCACTGCTTCCGCATGGCGCCCTCCCGGGGACGCACGGTAGCAGGAGCGGAGTCCCCGGGTCGCCGGGGGGGCCTACGCCCCTGGAGGCGCGGACGCCCGCGAGTCGAGGCGGGCCTGCTCCGCGATGATGAGGTCCCTCACGTGCTCGCGCAGGGTGGGCACGTCGGGGAAGGCGGCCGGGTCCACCGGAGGCATCACCTGCACGTGGCAGTGGGACTGGGCCTCCAGCACCAGCCCGTGCTTGGGCAGGGTGCGCGCGGTGCCGGTGAGGACCACGGGGATGATGGGGCACTTCATCTTCATTGCCAGGGTGAAGGCGCCGTCCTTGAAGGGCTTCACCTGCCCGTCGAAGGAGCGCGTCCCCTCGGGGAACATGAGGATGGGCACGCCGCGCGACAGCCAGTACTCACAGCCCCGCATCATCTTCGCGATGCTCACCTTGTCCCCACGCACCAGCGGCACGTAGCGGTTGAGGTGCATGTTCCAGCCGATGAGGGGCAGCTTGAAGTTCTCCGCCTTGGAGACCCACTTGAAGGGGCGGTAGAGGCCGAAGAGGACGAGGATGTCGCCCAGCGACTCGTGGTTGGCCACCAGCACCGCGGGCCCGCGCCAGGGCAGGCGCTCGCGGCCGTCCACCCGCAGGTGCCACAGCGGGTTGACGTAGAAGTACAGCTGCGCCCAGAAGCACGAGTACAGGTGCAACACCCGCCCGTCCCGGTCGAACGGGAGCGTGACGAGCCACACGAGCACGGCGCCGAGGAAGAGCACCGTGCTGGAGAGCACGAAGAACAACCAGAAGAAGATGGAGAGTAGGAGTCGGATGGCGCGGCAGTGTGCCACAGGCCCGCGTACGGGAGGGTAGGGGAGTTTCGCGGCTCAGCGTCCCGGCGGGCCCGCCTTCGCCAGCAACTCAACGAAGGCGGTGAGGTACGGCGCGGGGCGCACGGTGCGCGGCCAGGCCGCGTGCCAGTGACGGCGCAGGCCCGGCTTCGTCACGCGCACGGCGGCCAGCGTGCCGCGCGCCAGCTCCGGCGCCACCGCCCAGCGCGCGAGCACCGCCACGCCCAGGCCGGCCTTGGTCATCTCGACGATGGCCTCGGTCAGCTCCACGCGGGACACGCGAGCGGGGGTGATGCCCGCGGGCACCAGCACCTGCTGGAAGAGGGTGCTCTCGGTGAGGGGGATGCTGTAGAGCAGCACGTGCTCCCGGGCGAAGTCCGCGGCGTGCAGCACGCTCTTCTTCGCCAGCGGGTGGTCGGGGGCCATGACGGCCAGCAGCTCGTCCTCGAAGAGCGGGGCGCCCGCGAGCCGGCGGTGCCGGACGGGCTCGCTGACGATGCCCAGGTCCAGCTCTCCGGACAGCAGCGCCTCCACCGGCCGGCGCGTCGCGTCCACGGCGATGCGCACCTCCACGCCCGGGTGCTTCGCGGTGAAGCGCCGCAGGACTCCGGGCAGCCAGTGGTAGGCGGTGTAGCACTCGGTGGCGAGTCGCAGCTGGCCCTGTGAGGACTGGGCGAGGCGGGAGACCTCGGCCTCGGCGGCGTCGACCTCGGCCACCACCTTGCGCGCGGCCTCCAGCACGCGCTGGCCGGGGCCGGTGAGGACCATGCGCCGGCCCTGGCGCTGGAAGAGCTCGGCGCCCAGGCGCTCCTCCACGTCGCGGAGCTGGTGGCTCAGCGCCGGCTGCGACAGGTGCAGCACCCGCGCCGCCGCCGTCACCGAGCCCGTGTCCACCACCGCCGCCACCAGCCTGAGGTGCCTGACGTCCAGAATCATCGATTCGATTCTCTCATGGATTCATGCGGACGATGCGCTGGATTCATGTGGGCAACTTGGGGACAAGTGGCCTGCCTGCTCAACCGAGGTGCCCTGTATGAGCCTGAAGACTGTGTCCCTGGCCGCCGATGTCCTCGTCGTCACCGGGGAGACGTATGCTTCCAACACCACCCTGTTCCTGGATGGCCGCGACGTGCTGATGGTGGACGCGCTCGGCAGCCGCGCGGATGCACAGGCGCTGCGGCGCTTCGTCCATGAGGAGCTGAACGCTCGGGTGCGGCTGGCGGTGTGCACGCACGGGTTCAGCGACCACCTGGCCGCGCTCCAGGAGTTCCCCGAGGCGCTGGTGCTGGCGCACGAGCGCTTCGAGGACACCTTCCGCGCGGAGCGCTTCCGTTCGGATGAGGAGTCGGGGTTCTTCCGCGCGCCGGAGCTTCGGGCCGCTGGGCCGCTGCACCTTCAGTGGGGGCGGTATGCGCTGGAGGTGTTTTCGAATACGGGACACACGGCGAGCACGCTGAACATCGACGTGCCTTCGTTGGACTTGTTGTTCTCCGCGGACACTGCGGTGGGTCACATGGCGTACGTGGCCTACGGGGCGCCGGAGGCCATCGACGCGGCGCTCGGGAGGTCGGAGGCGCGGGGGCGCGCTCGGGTCATCCAGGGGCACGGGGGCGTGGTGTCACCGCGCACGCTGAGCTCGGCGCGGTACTACCTGCGGGCGCTGGAAGCGGCGGTGCGCGAGGCGCGCGGGACGCCGGAGCGGGTGCGGGCGATTCCCCTCGCGGCGTGCCTGCCGGCGGACGTGCGGGGCAGTGAGTTCGAGGCGTTCTTCCACTCGCGGAACCTGGACGAGGTGGTGACGCGACGGCTGTGGAGATGACTCAGACCTCGTCGAACCTCGCGCCTGAGATGCCGGTGGCCTCCAGGCGCTCCTTGCGTTCCTGGGACCGTCTGCCGGCGGACAGCACGCCAGTGCTACGCTGGGTGTTCCCCAGGAGGCGTCATGCGGTGGCCGGCCTGCTGTCTCTGGATGCTCACGCTGCCTCTGGCGGTGGGATGCCCCACCGCGCACAGGCGGGACGGCACGCTCGACCGCGCCATACGCGCGGACACGAAGGAGCGGCTGGAGACGGGAAGGTGTACCCGGGCCCAGTACGACAAGTTCTGCGAGGGCAGGGAACAGAGCGAGGAGTGCGTCGAGGAGTGCTTCGAGTGAGCTGGCGTGGCGCCGTGGGCGTCCTCGTGGCGCTCCTGCTGCCGCTGCCCCTGGTGCTGGTCATGGGCAGCGTCCTGCGGGACCGACGGGAGCGGATTTCCCCGCCTCCAGGGGCGGTGCGCACCGTCCCCGTGCTCTCGCATGAGGAGCGCATGGTCCGGCTGACGTACCACAGTGAATGCCGGAAGCCCGAGGACTGCGAGGCGCCCCTGGCGTGCTTCAGCGACATCGATCAGAGGTCGCGCTACTGCACCGACAGCGAGTGCACGACGGACGCGCAGTGCCCGGAGGGACAGCGCTGTCACGGCTTGACCATGCGTGGCGAGGAGCGCCGGGTGCGCTGGTGCGTGGCCGTGGGCGTCCGTCAGGAAGGTGAGCCCTGCCTGGACCAGGCACTGGACCCCCGGGAAGGCTGTAGCCCCGGGCTGGTGTGCGGAGGCCGGCCGGGCTGGTGTGGCCGCCCCTGCCGGCCAGGTGAAGCCACGGGTTGCCCGGAGGGCTTCTTCTGCGGGGAGGTGACACCGGAGCCCATCTGCCTGCCCACCTGTGAGACGCGTGGGTGTCCCCAGGGCCAGCGCTGCATCCGGCAGGAGGAGGGAATCTCGGCCTGCGCTGTCGTCTACGGCCCCGACTGCCAGCACACCCCTTGCCCGGAGGGGCGTGAGTGCAGGGATAACCGAGAGCCCACCCGCCCGGGCGAAATCTGGATGGAGTGCCTCCACAAGTGCGGCAAGAAGCGCCCTCCCTGCCCGGAGGGCCTCATCTGCGACCGCGCCCGGTGCCAGCCCCCCTGCGACCCCACCGGTCCCAATGTCTGTGCCCGGGGATACCACTGCACGCGCAGGACGAAGCGCAGCCCCTACCTCTGCGAGCCTGACACCTGGCCGAAGATGTAGCGTCCC
Coding sequences within:
- a CDS encoding phospholipid scramblase-related protein → MSNKPDLASTGELELDWGSREQRAPAPAGELAVADPAPLHEVPSGAGKGPPGDPRYMGLELKLQLAGLFEAPELRMRQLRELAEVLIGWESKNRYEVCDPTGRVAVYVGETGDGWGSALLRNFWPFYKARMECMTLGGTVALAVEHPWSFLLARANVEAWDGRPLGSIQQRFTFFGRRFDVLSPTGAVVATVEGPLFRPWTFRILQRGVEVAVVRKRWSGLLQETFTDADTFTLEFKPGCTDARLRQMILAVGLLVDVTYFDNRSSSSSFGAGFDIFDFWR
- a CDS encoding carboxypeptidase-like regulatory domain-containing protein is translated as MRKQWAGLIALGVLVLGATVALVQFRCASSPEAPPPATVSPRARDVSGATASTPPPSGSRSVRGRVVDLRGQPVAGVEVSATRAMPGESLSQLPCDVESPGLLLTHLDCSGGPEERVVELIEEERGGAPVLTRVTTAADGTFQLDSLPEGTVALWALGERGAAMEPEVATGREDVELVLEEGLPLSGRVLDEAGVPLSGVRVTLFHQEHSRYFTTSTDADGRFSFGLLPVGAYGLVASSPGLLPAHLPDVSDEDLDDIVLHPPRRIVGQVLLADGRPAPGAEVQVQYSRHVAVTDGEGRFAFEPLAPGEYEVLAERDGAHGFANVSLSEEDRQAEASLTLGTLAFVEGLVRDEAGHPVAGASVTASSEEAGPSFDDGLTGADGRFRMGPLPLGTHTFSVDAEGYHEVEVEKVEVSTSGAPLTFTLRRAFILAGLVTDAEGRPVPDVSLEAVRLKRRPAYTLPPDAPAPTQEEVAELMMDLDSPLYEPNSATSDEEGRFLIEVPEAGRYLLTSGGGSFLREQREVDAPARDVQVVLHTGATLEGTVVDARGAPLAYVQLFMEAGTPQHPHQVMTSSDEQGTFALRGLPPGTYTLKAGLDLGGFVHRASRTVSVRGTETVDASLRMDTGLSVSGLVVDGDGRPVPEAQVEAYSLREKSEAGNSFRPSTATTGPDGRFTVDHVVEGECALVASKEGHTFEEPEREHPLRWPGVVARSGARDVRLVLRYQGYLHGRVVRRDGTPIPRFSVNQAPFRDPGGAFRLPMERAGTTRLLFEAPGLTLSVREVEVPPGRDLDLGDVRLEPGRQLRGRVVDAETSLPVALAEVRVNLVGEDTLTAAHSPLAQERTGADGSFVLPLLERRPMDVDVLHDDFPKLRQRIGADDELLELRLPPGARLEGTLTDREGQPVLTEVYLVSMSPGEARALTPTTTSLGTFQARGLTAGEYMVTAEATTGLDGRRVRFRSQHVRLPATGRVTLALTEWVGPDVPREEGGTPDVPAVRQPEPGSR
- a CDS encoding lysophospholipid acyltransferase family protein, which produces MAHCRAIRLLLSIFFWLFFVLSSTVLFLGAVLVWLVTLPFDRDGRVLHLYSCFWAQLYFYVNPLWHLRVDGRERLPWRGPAVLVANHESLGDILVLFGLYRPFKWVSKAENFKLPLIGWNMHLNRYVPLVRGDKVSIAKMMRGCEYWLSRGVPILMFPEGTRSFDGQVKPFKDGAFTLAMKMKCPIIPVVLTGTARTLPKHGLVLEAQSHCHVQVMPPVDPAAFPDVPTLREHVRDLIIAEQARLDSRASAPPGA
- a CDS encoding LysR family transcriptional regulator — its product is MILDVRHLRLVAAVVDTGSVTAAARVLHLSQPALSHQLRDVEERLGAELFQRQGRRMVLTGPGQRVLEAARKVVAEVDAAEAEVSRLAQSSQGQLRLATECYTAYHWLPGVLRRFTAKHPGVEVRIAVDATRRPVEALLSGELDLGIVSEPVRHRRLAGAPLFEDELLAVMAPDHPLAKKSVLHAADFAREHVLLYSIPLTESTLFQQVLVPAGITPARVSRVELTEAIVEMTKAGLGVAVLARWAVAPELARGTLAAVRVTKPGLRRHWHAAWPRTVRPAPYLTAFVELLAKAGPPGR
- a CDS encoding MBL fold metallo-hydrolase, whose protein sequence is MSLKTVSLAADVLVVTGETYASNTTLFLDGRDVLMVDALGSRADAQALRRFVHEELNARVRLAVCTHGFSDHLAALQEFPEALVLAHERFEDTFRAERFRSDEESGFFRAPELRAAGPLHLQWGRYALEVFSNTGHTASTLNIDVPSLDLLFSADTAVGHMAYVAYGAPEAIDAALGRSEARGRARVIQGHGGVVSPRTLSSARYYLRALEAAVREARGTPERVRAIPLAACLPADVRGSEFEAFFHSRNLDEVVTRRLWR